Proteins from a genomic interval of Prevotella sp. E13-27:
- a CDS encoding ABC transporter permease — MTLKYLIQKEFLQIRRNAFLPKLIIMFPIVIMCVMPWVMQMEVKNIVVDVVDIDHTVESQRLIQQIAASNYFIFGGQKATYAEAVKDIEKGRADVILEIRNGKYLIAANAVNGTKGSMGSAYLSQIVSAPVSTLSAASVLTLYNKQQNYKLFMIPALFAIVMMLMTGFLPTLNIVGEKEAGTIEQINVTPVSKWSFILAKLIPYWLIALFVITVCLLLAWLVYGITPAGPVWLIYVLAMLLALFFSSFGLIVSNYSDTMQQAMFVMWFFVVSIMLLSGLFTPTRSMPQWAYLTTYINPMHYFIDAIRTVFIRGGGLHETAHQVLALAGIGTLMGCWAVQSYKKNS; from the coding sequence ATGACACTGAAATATCTCATACAAAAGGAGTTCCTGCAGATACGTCGTAATGCGTTTCTGCCCAAACTCATCATCATGTTCCCCATCGTGATCATGTGTGTGATGCCGTGGGTGATGCAGATGGAGGTGAAGAACATCGTGGTAGATGTGGTTGACATCGACCACACCGTGGAGTCGCAGCGATTGATACAGCAGATTGCTGCCTCCAACTATTTCATTTTCGGTGGACAGAAGGCTACCTATGCTGAAGCGGTAAAGGACATTGAAAAGGGTAGGGCCGACGTTATCCTCGAGATTCGCAATGGCAAGTATCTCATTGCTGCCAATGCCGTCAACGGCACCAAGGGCTCAATGGGCAGCGCCTATCTCTCGCAGATAGTCAGTGCTCCTGTCTCAACGCTCTCAGCCGCTTCCGTGCTTACCCTCTACAATAAGCAACAGAACTACAAACTCTTCATGATTCCGGCCCTCTTTGCCATTGTGATGATGCTGATGACGGGCTTCCTGCCCACACTTAACATCGTCGGCGAAAAAGAGGCTGGCACCATCGAACAGATCAATGTCACACCCGTCTCCAAGTGGTCGTTCATCCTTGCCAAACTCATTCCTTACTGGCTCATCGCGCTGTTTGTCATCACCGTGTGCTTGCTGCTGGCGTGGCTCGTCTATGGCATCACGCCTGCTGGTCCCGTGTGGCTCATCTACGTGCTTGCCATGTTGCTGGCGCTGTTCTTCTCTTCTTTCGGACTCATCGTGTCCAACTACTCCGACACCATGCAGCAGGCCATGTTCGTGATGTGGTTCTTTGTGGTGAGCATCATGTTGCTCTCGGGACTATTCACCCCCACGCGCTCCATGCCCCAGTGGGCTTATCTGACCACCTATATCAACCCCATGCACTACTTCATTGATGCCATCCGCACCGTCTTTATCCGTGGAGGTGGACTGCACGAAACTGCCCATCAGGTCTTAGCCCTTGCTGGCATCGGTACGCTGATGGGCTGTTGGGCTGTGCAGAGCTATAAGAAGAATTCATAA
- a CDS encoding carboxymuconolactone decarboxylase family protein — protein sequence MKRIVYLFVALLMMATADAQTLTERQKGLAACACLMAQGDMNRLEPTVRMALNKGVTINELKEAFSQLYYQ from the coding sequence ATGAAACGAATCGTCTATTTATTTGTAGCATTATTGATGATGGCAACAGCAGATGCACAGACGCTGACGGAGCGTCAAAAGGGATTGGCAGCGTGTGCCTGCCTCATGGCACAGGGTGATATGAATCGTTTGGAGCCTACCGTGCGTATGGCTCTCAACAAGGGCGTAACCATCAACGAACTGAAGGAGGCCTTCTCGCAACTCTACTATCAGTGA
- a CDS encoding iron-containing alcohol dehydrogenase, whose translation MLGNFSYYNPTKLYFGDESLNFLKDELKGYGPVVLLNYGSGSVKRNGIYDQVVAILKEAGKTIVENPGVMTNPTLEKLHEGVKIARENEVDLILALGGGSVCDYSKAVAASVYYEGDYWDKFWLKQENPAKDQRLLPVGCILTMAGTGSEMNAGTVITDAEHTFKVGHVFDSRLMPKFSILNPKFTMTVPENQMKAGIYDIMNHIMEQYFSDFDDNTSDYLSEGLMRSVIHSSRIAVKNPQDYEARSNIMWTATWALNTLIGLGKQQDWMVHMIGHSVGAWTHAPHGYALASVSMAYYRRAMQNGLSKFVRFAKNVWDIQSNGMTDEQIAEAGLQALKAWMQEIGLPLTITQLGATEDMIPGITEGTICYPAGYLNLTKSDVTEILKESM comes from the coding sequence ATGCTTGGAAACTTTTCTTATTACAACCCCACCAAACTGTATTTTGGTGATGAGTCTTTGAACTTCCTCAAGGACGAACTGAAGGGCTACGGCCCAGTGGTGCTGCTCAACTACGGCAGTGGCAGTGTAAAGCGTAACGGCATCTATGACCAGGTGGTGGCTATCCTCAAAGAGGCAGGCAAGACTATCGTTGAGAACCCAGGCGTGATGACCAATCCCACCTTAGAGAAACTGCATGAGGGCGTCAAGATTGCCCGCGAGAACGAGGTAGACTTGATCCTTGCCCTTGGCGGCGGCAGCGTTTGCGACTACTCAAAGGCCGTGGCTGCATCTGTCTATTATGAAGGCGACTACTGGGACAAGTTCTGGCTGAAGCAGGAAAATCCCGCTAAGGACCAGAGACTGCTGCCTGTGGGCTGTATCCTGACGATGGCTGGCACAGGCTCTGAGATGAACGCCGGCACTGTGATTACAGATGCAGAGCATACTTTCAAGGTGGGGCATGTGTTCGACAGTCGTCTGATGCCTAAGTTCTCTATCCTCAATCCGAAGTTCACGATGACCGTACCCGAGAACCAGATGAAGGCGGGTATCTACGACATCATGAACCACATCATGGAGCAGTACTTCTCGGACTTCGATGACAACACCAGCGACTACCTCTCTGAAGGACTGATGCGTTCTGTCATCCACAGCAGCCGCATCGCTGTAAAGAATCCTCAGGACTACGAGGCACGCTCGAACATCATGTGGACAGCCACATGGGCACTGAACACCCTTATCGGGCTGGGCAAGCAGCAGGACTGGATGGTTCACATGATTGGTCACAGCGTGGGGGCTTGGACACATGCCCCACACGGCTATGCGCTGGCATCTGTCTCAATGGCCTACTATCGCCGCGCCATGCAGAACGGTCTGTCTAAGTTTGTGCGCTTCGCCAAAAACGTATGGGATATCCAGAGCAACGGAATGACCGACGAACAGATAGCCGAAGCTGGTCTGCAGGCCCTGAAAGCCTGGATGCAGGAGATTGGTCTGCCCTTGACCATCACTCAACTGGGTGCCACTGAAGATATGATTCCCGGCATCACCGAGGGCACCATCTGCTATCCCGCCGGTTATCTGAATCTGACGAAGTCAGACGTGACAGAGATTCTTAAGGAGAGCATGTAA
- a CDS encoding aldo/keto reductase — protein MEYITLSNGVKMPTLGYGVFLVSPEECERCVSDALSVGYRLIDTAQAYQNEDGVGNAWRKSGIKREDLFLVTKVWISNAGEEQAAKSIDESLRKLQTEYIDLLLIHQAYGDVFGTWRAMEKAYRAGKVRAIGVSNFQAGRFFDFAHYVELKPMVNQLQCNTLIQQTDIEPIHAEFGTKMMAWGPLGGQGVDGIVKSEALTAIGAKYGKSAAQVALRWLTQRGVVAIPKSSHKERMAQNFDIFDFTLSDDEMAQIAQLNQHDTGIINFGDPQFVKYLIQNYG, from the coding sequence ATGGAATACATTACATTATCAAACGGTGTCAAGATGCCGACATTGGGCTACGGTGTGTTTCTTGTAAGCCCTGAAGAGTGTGAGCGTTGCGTGAGTGATGCATTAAGTGTAGGCTATCGCCTGATTGATACGGCACAGGCCTACCAGAATGAGGATGGCGTTGGCAATGCCTGGCGCAAGAGTGGCATCAAGCGCGAAGATTTGTTCCTTGTAACAAAGGTCTGGATATCTAATGCTGGTGAAGAACAGGCTGCTAAGAGCATCGATGAGAGCCTGCGCAAGTTGCAGACGGAGTACATCGACCTGCTGCTCATCCATCAGGCCTATGGCGATGTGTTCGGCACATGGCGGGCGATGGAGAAAGCCTATCGTGCAGGCAAGGTTCGTGCTATCGGTGTGTCAAACTTTCAGGCAGGACGTTTCTTCGACTTCGCCCACTATGTAGAGCTGAAGCCGATGGTGAACCAGTTGCAGTGCAACACGCTCATCCAGCAGACAGACATCGAACCGATTCATGCTGAGTTTGGCACGAAGATGATGGCGTGGGGACCGCTTGGCGGACAGGGTGTTGACGGCATCGTGAAGAGCGAGGCGCTGACTGCCATCGGAGCGAAATATGGTAAGAGTGCTGCTCAGGTTGCCCTCCGCTGGCTCACCCAGCGCGGTGTCGTGGCTATTCCGAAGTCGAGCCACAAGGAGCGTATGGCGCAAAACTTTGACATCTTCGACTTCACGCTGAGCGATGACGAGATGGCTCAGATTGCCCAGCTGAACCAGCACGACACGGGCATCATCAACTTCGGCGACCCACAGTTTGTGAAATACTTAATTCAGAATTACGGATAA
- a CDS encoding ABC transporter permease, with protein sequence MKQFIAFVIKETKHILRDKRTMLILFGMPVVMMLLFGFAITTDVKNVRTVVVTSEMSPRTQQAVERLAQSEYFVITQTVNTPREAEQLIRSQKADMSLTPSPGLTPNPSPRGEGNLKGEGSSNLQWQIMVDGSDPNMAQQWTTYAQSILSQPVDGKHYSLPSPFKFPSPLGEGLGVRPGLGVRLLYNPQMKSAYNFVPAIMGMLLMLICAMMTSISIVREKEKGTMEVLLVSPVRPLMVIIAKAVPYLVLAFAILITILLMARFVLGVPLAGSLFWILAVSTLYILLALSLGLLISNVAQTQLVALLLSAMVLLMPVVMLSGMLFPVESMPTILQWISAIVPPRYYIETMRKLMIMGVGIGEVAHEVAVLAVMTVVLLAIALKKFNVRLE encoded by the coding sequence ATGAAACAATTTATAGCATTTGTAATCAAGGAAACCAAGCATATTCTGCGCGACAAGCGTACGATGCTGATACTCTTCGGCATGCCTGTGGTGATGATGTTGCTCTTCGGCTTTGCCATCACCACCGATGTGAAAAATGTGCGCACGGTGGTGGTCACGTCAGAGATGTCGCCCCGTACGCAGCAGGCCGTAGAACGATTGGCACAATCGGAATATTTTGTCATCACGCAGACTGTGAACACCCCACGGGAAGCCGAACAACTCATCCGCAGTCAGAAGGCCGATATGAGCCTCACCCCCAGCCCCGGCCTCACCCCTAACCCCTCTCCAAGGGGCGAGGGGAACTTGAAGGGCGAGGGGAGTAGTAACCTTCAGTGGCAAATCATGGTTGACGGTAGCGACCCCAATATGGCTCAGCAATGGACTACATACGCCCAAAGCATACTGTCTCAGCCAGTTGACGGCAAACACTATTCACTCCCCTCGCCCTTCAAGTTCCCCTCGCCCCTTGGAGAGGGGTTAGGGGTGAGGCCGGGGCTGGGGGTGAGGCTCCTCTACAACCCTCAGATGAAGTCAGCCTATAATTTCGTGCCTGCCATCATGGGTATGCTGCTGATGCTCATCTGTGCCATGATGACCTCGATATCGATTGTCCGCGAGAAAGAGAAAGGAACGATGGAGGTACTGCTCGTATCGCCTGTGCGCCCCTTGATGGTAATCATCGCTAAGGCAGTGCCCTATCTGGTACTGGCCTTCGCCATCCTCATCACCATCCTGCTGATGGCGCGTTTCGTGCTGGGTGTGCCCCTTGCTGGTTCGCTGTTCTGGATTCTGGCTGTGAGTACCCTCTATATCCTGCTAGCACTCTCGCTGGGACTGCTCATTTCCAACGTGGCACAGACGCAACTTGTGGCCCTGCTGCTGTCAGCTATGGTGCTGTTGATGCCTGTGGTGATGCTGTCGGGCATGCTGTTTCCTGTTGAATCGATGCCAACTATCCTGCAATGGATATCGGCTATCGTGCCGCCACGCTATTATATCGAGACTATGCGCAAGTTGATGATTATGGGTGTGGGCATTGGCGAAGTGGCTCACGAGGTAGCTGTGCTGGCAGTTATGACGGTGGTGCTGCTCGCCATCGCGCTGAAGAAGTTTAATGTAAGATTGGAGTAA
- a CDS encoding choice-of-anchor J domain-containing protein, whose translation MGKRIVYFLLVVAAVLLAIPAEAQTVVAKKTAYSAAMKAPKVLQAKEAALARAAVAKANEKLVVAEGKQFASAVAAQAAQVRPSKSDAHLEEAVYNWPTAPKTPAYVSRSGIIGNGKTPCGTLPNARKVEQFQQVGTTALSARAKAQRKAPTKDDHGIITDPGEGVTKYYNRTGTAFYVSNNSVYSEDQSGIVTILEAEGGKVYIKNPVSHYSQGSWVEGTKDGNTITVAGGQPLLWNTNYSTTLALYWGNVQSTSTGNTYIKGEGDITFTVDDEAGTITLDGSSTDKIIGVYWDDDNSWSGYGDYGTVWTVDPNYQPASTDPIVLPDGAEVLDWYAEGTGSAAVPTDVMVAFVGNEVYISGLTSNFPDAWIKGTLDGTTVTFSKFQFVGMYSGTMPIWAVGADSETGNLQDFTMTYDSEAKTLTLDANQLIVFNAAEDRMYYLSYIESLTIYAEEPAPSVIETLPYVNTFDDAAEQKHFKIIDANADGKTWAFYSGMARYTYSSTNQGDDWLVSPAIKLVAGKKYAFSIAAHAQSASYPERLEVKIAKSKEAEGLAAGAQVIDTTVVTSASFITLSNNELTVAESGEYFIGVHAISDKNQYYLYVDDFVLDAAPITAPYVADFTTEAPFGDFFVIDNNEDGKTWTWSASNFANYSYSNSLAADDYLVLPIKLEAGKGYNVIVNAANSGYPEKFEVKVGKEATVEGLSTVAIAETEVTSADFTDFSGSFSTDEAGTYYVAIHATSNANQWRLKVKTLTIEVGAAGNAPAAVNNLMVTPTPNKVEATIVFEAPTTTIDGNEMTENLTKIDVLRDGVVIESVADVAPGSERTILDNEEKGLTIGTHKYQVIPYNANGIGQKSEEVSVLVTAALSVPYTFDLTVDQTGLFTIIDNNEDGKTWSFNSSIGTMYSYDSTNPGDDYLVSPAFNLEAGKSYKVTVNAKSYNANYTERFEVKVGKEATAEGLNITAISPTEVSSTEADDFEGEFTVDEAGEYFIAIHAISEPENWRLVVNSLTVEKGLDPTAPAAPELTVTPAAEGAKSAKIEVTAPSMTIGSDELTAENLSKIEILRDNELLTTLNVLPGNVAEYTDTDVPDTLHTYQAIPYDKDGNAGKKSEKVTVYVGVDSPADVKNFHVKSTTATSITFAWDAATGAHGGYVDPATMKYEVSTLKLEQSIFGSYLVVDQTIADVTGKTELTIDFPVDEGEQASQYFGISANDGKAATDATLAYSEVLVGAPLDIPLFESFEGTSLHYAWSCNGGLGVSTNSSDEDGVALKLYNNGNSEQVYFILDKVNLMTAANPTLLFDVRSESTDKVYGIGAKDGGEIITLAEADVTAEYTTVKVPLSTISDAERYSTVGLLANIETQSVNQYEDTLIIDNIRIVDLYQYDLAIDMKADTTVQAGSNANIVVKVTNKGENAANGYTVIVKAGEKELMNQTVDEALQPFKSTEFETELPTTIFTEEGDVDIVAKVSFASDQVEDNDLSTATISVKTSKAAQPTNLAATQSEESNVVTLTWVAPNTSASQQADDFSSYANGANATGAIGNWTVVNANGGTKGSLFEDLELPSHGKATAWEVFNLATYGGNSEAFAGADGNVDNNYLISLYNATSEGYVDCDDWLISPELPGVAQTLTFDVKAFNDYGAQTYQVLYSTTGKETADFQLIQEVPDNGGAWSTVSYELPEGTKYFAIRNVTNGDNGFVLAIDNISYLAGGSEPVGYNVYVDEEFVKTATETTATVEFTQTKEYKFSVTAVYPGEVESKPVSVTISLTTGIDQLMATGKSVRVYSLDGKYIGTMSNTKSLKKGTYIIDTKKVVLK comes from the coding sequence ATGGGTAAAAGAATTGTTTATTTTCTTTTAGTTGTGGCAGCAGTGCTGCTCGCAATTCCCGCCGAAGCACAGACCGTGGTGGCAAAGAAAACCGCGTATAGTGCTGCGATGAAGGCACCGAAGGTCCTTCAGGCCAAAGAGGCTGCTTTAGCACGTGCTGCTGTAGCTAAGGCCAACGAGAAGCTGGTTGTGGCTGAAGGCAAGCAGTTTGCTTCGGCAGTAGCCGCTCAGGCCGCACAGGTGCGTCCCTCGAAGAGCGACGCTCACCTGGAGGAGGCAGTTTATAACTGGCCGACGGCTCCCAAGACTCCGGCTTACGTGTCGCGCAGCGGCATCATTGGCAATGGCAAGACCCCTTGTGGCACACTGCCAAATGCGCGCAAGGTGGAGCAGTTCCAGCAGGTGGGCACCACCGCCCTGTCGGCACGTGCCAAGGCGCAGCGCAAGGCTCCCACCAAGGACGATCACGGCATCATCACCGATCCGGGTGAGGGCGTGACAAAGTACTACAACCGTACCGGTACGGCCTTCTATGTGAGCAACAATTCGGTCTATAGTGAAGACCAGAGCGGTATCGTGACGATTCTTGAGGCCGAAGGCGGCAAGGTGTATATCAAGAACCCCGTGTCGCACTATAGCCAGGGTTCCTGGGTAGAAGGCACCAAGGATGGCAACACCATCACCGTGGCTGGTGGCCAGCCGCTGTTGTGGAATACCAACTATTCTACTACGCTGGCCTTATACTGGGGTAACGTCCAGAGCACTTCCACCGGCAACACCTATATAAAGGGCGAGGGCGACATCACCTTCACCGTTGACGACGAGGCCGGCACCATCACGCTCGATGGCAGCAGCACTGACAAAATCATCGGCGTTTACTGGGACGATGACAACTCATGGTCTGGCTATGGCGACTATGGTACCGTGTGGACAGTTGATCCTAATTATCAGCCTGCTTCTACCGATCCCATCGTGCTGCCCGACGGCGCCGAGGTCTTAGACTGGTATGCCGAGGGCACTGGCTCAGCAGCCGTTCCTACCGACGTGATGGTTGCATTCGTAGGGAACGAGGTATATATCAGCGGACTGACGTCCAACTTCCCCGACGCCTGGATCAAGGGTACCCTCGACGGCACTACCGTCACCTTCAGCAAGTTCCAGTTCGTCGGCATGTATAGCGGCACCATGCCTATCTGGGCAGTAGGTGCCGATTCAGAGACCGGCAACCTGCAGGACTTCACCATGACCTACGACAGCGAGGCCAAGACGCTGACACTCGATGCAAACCAGCTCATCGTGTTCAACGCTGCCGAGGACCGCATGTACTATCTCAGCTACATTGAGTCGCTCACCATCTATGCCGAGGAGCCCGCTCCTTCCGTCATAGAGACGCTGCCCTACGTCAACACCTTCGACGACGCTGCTGAGCAGAAGCACTTCAAGATCATCGATGCCAATGCCGACGGCAAGACATGGGCCTTCTACAGCGGCATGGCACGCTACACATACAGCTCGACCAACCAGGGCGACGACTGGCTCGTCTCGCCCGCCATCAAGCTTGTGGCTGGCAAGAAGTATGCCTTCAGCATCGCTGCCCATGCCCAGTCGGCCAGCTATCCTGAGCGCTTAGAGGTGAAGATTGCCAAGAGCAAAGAGGCCGAAGGCCTGGCTGCCGGCGCGCAGGTGATTGATACGACCGTTGTTACCAGTGCCAGCTTCATTACCCTGTCGAACAATGAGCTGACGGTAGCCGAGAGTGGCGAATACTTCATTGGCGTGCATGCCATCTCAGATAAAAATCAGTATTATCTCTATGTGGATGACTTCGTGCTCGACGCAGCTCCCATCACGGCTCCCTACGTGGCCGACTTCACCACTGAGGCTCCGTTTGGCGACTTCTTCGTCATCGACAACAATGAGGACGGCAAGACCTGGACCTGGAGCGCATCGAACTTTGCCAACTATTCTTATAGCAACTCTTTAGCTGCCGACGACTACTTGGTGCTGCCCATCAAACTCGAAGCCGGCAAGGGCTACAACGTGATTGTGAACGCTGCCAACAGTGGCTATCCTGAGAAGTTCGAGGTGAAGGTGGGTAAGGAAGCTACTGTTGAGGGTCTCTCGACCGTGGCGATTGCCGAGACAGAGGTGACCTCTGCTGACTTTACCGACTTCAGCGGCTCGTTCTCGACTGACGAGGCTGGCACCTACTACGTGGCCATCCATGCCACTTCGAATGCCAACCAGTGGCGCCTGAAGGTGAAGACCCTGACCATAGAGGTCGGTGCTGCCGGCAATGCTCCAGCAGCCGTGAACAACCTGATGGTGACGCCCACTCCCAACAAGGTGGAGGCTACCATCGTCTTCGAGGCACCCACTACGACCATTGACGGTAACGAGATGACCGAAAACCTGACCAAGATCGACGTGCTGCGCGACGGCGTTGTGATTGAGAGCGTGGCCGACGTGGCTCCCGGTTCGGAGCGTACCATCTTGGATAACGAGGAAAAAGGTCTGACCATCGGTACACACAAGTATCAGGTCATTCCCTACAACGCTAACGGCATCGGACAGAAGAGCGAGGAAGTGAGCGTTCTGGTCACTGCAGCACTCTCAGTGCCTTATACCTTCGACCTGACTGTGGACCAGACGGGCCTGTTCACCATCATCGACAACAACGAGGACGGAAAGACATGGTCGTTCAACTCGTCGATTGGTACTATGTACAGCTACGACTCTACCAACCCAGGCGACGACTATCTCGTGAGCCCCGCCTTCAATCTGGAAGCCGGCAAGAGCTATAAGGTGACCGTGAACGCCAAGTCTTACAACGCCAACTACACTGAGCGCTTCGAGGTGAAGGTGGGCAAGGAGGCCACTGCCGAAGGTCTGAACATCACTGCCATCAGTCCTACCGAGGTGAGCTCTACTGAGGCCGATGACTTCGAGGGTGAGTTCACCGTTGACGAAGCTGGCGAGTACTTCATTGCCATCCACGCCATCTCTGAGCCAGAAAACTGGCGCTTAGTTGTCAACTCGCTGACTGTGGAGAAGGGTCTGGATCCCACGGCTCCCGCTGCTCCTGAGCTGACCGTTACTCCTGCTGCCGAAGGCGCTAAGTCGGCAAAGATTGAGGTGACCGCTCCTTCTATGACCATTGGCAGCGACGAGCTGACAGCTGAAAACCTGAGCAAGATTGAGATCCTGCGCGACAACGAACTGCTCACCACACTGAACGTGCTCCCCGGAAATGTTGCCGAATATACAGACACGGATGTTCCCGACACCCTGCACACCTATCAGGCCATTCCTTACGATAAAGACGGCAACGCAGGCAAGAAGTCGGAGAAGGTGACCGTATATGTGGGTGTTGACTCACCTGCCGACGTGAAGAACTTCCACGTTAAGAGCACCACTGCTACGAGCATCACCTTTGCATGGGATGCAGCAACAGGCGCTCACGGTGGTTATGTGGACCCCGCTACCATGAAGTATGAGGTTAGCACGTTGAAACTGGAGCAGAGCATCTTCGGAAGCTATCTCGTGGTTGACCAGACCATTGCCGACGTAACCGGCAAGACCGAACTCACGATCGACTTCCCCGTTGACGAGGGTGAACAGGCTTCTCAGTACTTCGGCATTTCGGCCAACGACGGCAAGGCAGCTACCGACGCAACACTGGCCTACAGCGAGGTGTTAGTGGGCGCTCCTCTGGACATTCCTCTCTTCGAGAGCTTCGAGGGCACAAGCCTGCACTATGCATGGAGCTGCAACGGCGGACTGGGCGTGAGCACCAACTCATCCGACGAGGACGGCGTGGCTCTGAAGCTCTACAACAATGGCAATAGTGAGCAGGTGTACTTCATACTTGACAAGGTGAACCTGATGACCGCTGCCAACCCTACACTGCTGTTCGACGTGCGCAGTGAGAGCACCGACAAGGTATATGGCATCGGAGCAAAGGACGGTGGCGAGATCATCACCCTGGCTGAGGCAGACGTGACTGCCGAATACACTACGGTGAAGGTGCCTCTGAGCACAATCAGCGATGCAGAGCGCTATTCTACAGTGGGTCTCTTGGCTAACATCGAGACACAGAGCGTCAATCAATATGAGGACACGCTCATCATCGACAACATTCGTATCGTGGATCTCTACCAGTACGACCTGGCCATCGACATGAAGGCCGACACCACCGTGCAGGCTGGCAGCAATGCTAATATTGTGGTCAAGGTGACCAACAAAGGTGAGAATGCCGCCAACGGCTATACCGTCATTGTGAAGGCTGGCGAGAAGGAACTGATGAACCAGACCGTGGACGAGGCACTGCAGCCCTTCAAGAGCACTGAGTTCGAGACCGAACTGCCCACCACCATCTTCACTGAGGAGGGCGACGTGGACATCGTTGCCAAGGTGAGCTTCGCTAGCGACCAAGTGGAGGACAACGACCTGAGCACGGCTACCATCAGCGTGAAGACTTCAAAGGCTGCTCAGCCCACCAACCTGGCTGCAACGCAGAGCGAGGAGAGCAACGTGGTGACCCTGACCTGGGTGGCTCCCAACACGAGCGCATCTCAGCAGGCCGACGACTTCAGCAGCTATGCAAATGGTGCTAACGCTACGGGCGCTATCGGCAACTGGACCGTCGTCAACGCCAATGGCGGCACGAAGGGCAGCCTCTTCGAGGACCTGGAGTTGCCCAGCCACGGAAAGGCAACTGCTTGGGAGGTGTTCAACCTCGCTACCTACGGCGGCAACTCGGAAGCCTTCGCCGGTGCCGACGGCAATGTGGACAACAACTACCTCATCTCGCTCTACAACGCTACGTCGGAGGGATATGTCGATTGCGACGACTGGCTCATCTCACCTGAACTGCCGGGCGTGGCACAGACCCTGACGTTCGACGTGAAGGCATTCAACGACTATGGCGCTCAGACCTATCAGGTGCTCTACTCTACCACGGGTAAGGAGACTGCCGACTTCCAGCTCATTCAGGAAGTGCCCGACAACGGCGGTGCTTGGAGCACGGTGAGTTACGAGCTGCCCGAGGGCACGAAGTACTTCGCCATCCGCAACGTCACCAACGGTGACAACGGCTTCGTCCTGGCCATCGATAACATCAGCTATCTGGCCGGCGGCAGCGAGCCTGTGGGCTACAACGTCTATGTGGATGAGGAGTTCGTGAAGACTGCTACCGAGACCACGGCTACGGTTGAGTTCACTCAGACCAAGGAGTACAAGTTCAGTGTGACCGCTGTCTATCCCGGTGAGGTGGAGTCGAAGCCCGTGAGCGTCACCATCAGCCTGACCACTGGCATCGATCAGCTCATGGCTACCGGCAAGTCCGTACGTGTCTACTCGCTCGACGGCAAATACATCGGCACGATGAGCAACACGAAGAGCCTGAAGAAGGGTACCTACATCATCGACACCAAGAAGGTGGTGCTGAAGTAG